The proteins below are encoded in one region of Arthrobacter sp. CJ23:
- a CDS encoding uracil-DNA glycosylase — MGDDALFELEPAGGGADGFAELAGLPLAELMAPDWASALGPVEPQLRSALDFVAAQSAAGHQVLPAAGNLLRAFRQPLADVKVLILGQDPYPTPGHAVGLSFAVSPQTRPIPRSLSNIYRELHDDLGLPPRVHGDLSAWSSQGVLLLNRVLSVTAGNAGSHRGKGWEAITTAAVTAVAGRRDADGKPSPLVAILWGKDAEAVVPLLDGAPALVSAHPSPLSASRGFFGSRPFSRANALLSQQGAAPVDWELPVL; from the coding sequence ATGGGTGACGATGCGCTGTTTGAGCTGGAGCCGGCCGGTGGCGGCGCGGACGGCTTTGCGGAACTGGCCGGCCTGCCGTTGGCGGAGCTCATGGCCCCGGACTGGGCGTCGGCCCTGGGGCCGGTGGAGCCGCAACTGCGCTCCGCTTTGGACTTCGTGGCAGCCCAATCCGCTGCCGGGCATCAGGTCCTTCCCGCCGCCGGAAACCTCCTCCGTGCCTTCCGCCAGCCGCTGGCCGACGTCAAGGTCCTGATCCTGGGCCAGGATCCCTACCCGACGCCGGGACACGCCGTCGGGCTTTCCTTCGCTGTTTCGCCGCAGACCCGGCCGATCCCCCGCAGCCTCAGCAACATCTACCGCGAACTCCACGACGACCTGGGACTGCCGCCGCGCGTGCACGGCGACCTTTCGGCCTGGAGCAGCCAGGGCGTCCTCCTGCTCAACAGGGTCCTCAGCGTCACCGCCGGCAACGCCGGCTCGCACCGGGGCAAAGGCTGGGAGGCCATCACGACGGCGGCAGTCACGGCCGTCGCCGGCCGCCGGGATGCGGACGGCAAGCCGAGCCCGCTTGTGGCCATCCTGTGGGGCAAGGACGCCGAGGCCGTGGTGCCGCTGCTGGACGGCGCACCGGCGCTGGTTTCGGCACATCCGAGCCCGCTTTCCGCCTCCCGCGGCTTCTTTGGCTCGCGGCCGTTCAGCCGGGCTAACGCCCTGTTGTCCCAGCAGGGCGCCGCGCCGGTCGACTGGGAACTGCCCGTCCTGTAA
- a CDS encoding DUF3263 domain-containing protein, protein MTEPAPEHGSGPERPALADLSAETRSDSPLSERDQQMLALERQWWKYAGAKEQAIRELFDLSATHYYQILNALIDTEDALAHDPMLVKRLRRLRTSRQCARTARRLGSDA, encoded by the coding sequence ATGACGGAGCCCGCCCCCGAGCACGGGTCCGGCCCTGAGCGCCCGGCCCTCGCAGACCTCTCGGCCGAGACGCGCAGTGATTCCCCCCTGAGCGAGCGGGACCAGCAGATGCTCGCCCTCGAACGGCAATGGTGGAAGTACGCCGGGGCCAAGGAACAGGCCATCAGGGAGCTGTTCGACCTCTCGGCCACCCACTATTACCAGATCCTCAATGCACTCATCGATACCGAGGATGCATTGGCCCACGATCCCATGCTGGTGAAGCGACTGCGTAGACTACGTACGTCGCGCCAGTGTGCGCGTACTGCGCGCCGCTTGGGGTCCGACGCGTAA
- a CDS encoding LytR C-terminal domain-containing protein, translated as MTKFARDEFDRVPQSPSRQGVHRATTAPSRPALWPVLTLGVLALAVGLLAFFIFPKVGFTAPQAATSISQQGAAKGTAPSSSPSDPANQPAASTEPSAASSTEPSAGPSTSGTPSAPAGPAVDKTTAVSVYNATTTGGLAGRVAGTVEGGGWPLSTVGNWGGLPQQSSVIFYNSPAQKGNAQALATLLRIANVVESLEIQQPLVVVLGPGYA; from the coding sequence ATGACCAAATTTGCCAGGGATGAATTCGACCGAGTCCCGCAGAGCCCCTCGCGGCAGGGTGTCCACCGTGCCACCACCGCACCGTCCCGCCCTGCACTGTGGCCGGTCCTCACCCTTGGCGTCCTGGCACTGGCCGTCGGTCTGCTTGCCTTTTTCATCTTCCCCAAGGTCGGGTTCACCGCGCCGCAGGCGGCCACGAGCATCTCCCAGCAAGGTGCCGCCAAGGGAACGGCCCCGTCATCCTCGCCCTCGGACCCGGCCAACCAGCCAGCCGCTTCCACGGAGCCGTCCGCCGCGTCTTCCACGGAGCCCTCCGCTGGGCCCTCGACGTCGGGAACTCCCTCAGCCCCGGCGGGCCCGGCCGTGGACAAGACCACGGCGGTGTCCGTTTACAACGCCACCACCACCGGCGGCCTGGCCGGTCGTGTTGCCGGGACTGTTGAAGGCGGCGGCTGGCCACTCTCCACGGTCGGCAACTGGGGCGGACTGCCGCAGCAGAGCTCGGTGATCTTCTACAACAGCCCGGCCCAGAAAGGCAACGCCCAGGCGCTGGCCACCCTGCTACGGATTGCCAACGTCGTGGAATCCCTGGAAATCCAGCAGCCCCTGGTAGTTGTCCTGGGCCCCGGATACGCCTAG
- a CDS encoding cold-shock protein → MALGTVKWFNAEKGYGFITVDESGDDVFVHWSAIQMEGYRVLEEGQRVEFELGEGQKGPQAEGVQLAE, encoded by the coding sequence ATGGCTTTGGGAACCGTCAAATGGTTCAATGCCGAAAAGGGCTACGGCTTCATCACTGTGGATGAATCCGGCGACGACGTTTTTGTGCACTGGTCTGCCATACAGATGGAAGGCTACCGCGTCCTTGAAGAAGGGCAGCGTGTTGAATTCGAGCTTGGCGAAGGCCAGAAGGGCCCCCAGGCCGAAGGCGTGCAGCTCGCCGAGTAA
- the groL gene encoding chaperonin GroEL (60 kDa chaperone family; promotes refolding of misfolded polypeptides especially under stressful conditions; forms two stacked rings of heptamers to form a barrel-shaped 14mer; ends can be capped by GroES; misfolded proteins enter the barrel where they are refolded when GroES binds) has protein sequence MAKIIAFDEEARRGLERGLNILADAVKVTLGPRGRNVVLEKKWGAPTITNDGVSIAKEIELDDPFEKIGAELVKEVAKKTDDVAGDGTTTATVLAQALVKEGLRNVAAGADPLSLKRGIEKAVEAVIRELLASAKEIETKEEIAATASISAGDTEIGNLIAEALDKVGKEGVITVEESNTFGLELELTEGMRFDKGYISAYFVTDAERQETVLEDPYILIVNSKISNVKELVTVLEKVMQSNKPLLIIAEDIEGEALATLIVNKIRGTFKSVAVKAPGFGDRRKAQLADIAILTGGQVISSEVGLNLENATLELLGTARKVVVTKDETTIVEGAGDAEQIAGRVAQIRAEIENSDSDYDREKLQERLAKLAGGVAVIKAGAATEVELKERKHRIEDAVRNAKAAVEEGIVAGGGVALIQAGAKAFANLNLTGDEATGANIVKVAIDAPLKQIAFNAGLEPGVVADKVRGLPAGHGLNAATGVYEDLLAAGVNDPVKVTRSALQNAASIAGLFLTTEAVVADKPEKHSQAGGGDDMGGMGGMGGF, from the coding sequence ATGGCCAAGATCATTGCATTTGATGAAGAGGCACGCCGCGGCCTCGAGCGGGGTCTGAACATCCTCGCCGACGCCGTCAAGGTCACCCTCGGCCCGCGTGGACGCAACGTCGTCCTCGAAAAGAAGTGGGGCGCCCCCACGATCACCAACGATGGTGTTTCCATCGCCAAGGAGATCGAACTGGACGACCCGTTCGAGAAGATCGGCGCCGAGCTGGTCAAGGAAGTTGCCAAGAAGACGGATGACGTCGCTGGCGACGGTACCACCACCGCCACCGTTCTGGCCCAGGCACTGGTCAAGGAAGGCCTGCGCAACGTAGCTGCCGGCGCCGACCCGCTGTCCCTCAAGCGCGGCATCGAGAAGGCTGTTGAAGCCGTCATCCGCGAACTCCTGGCTTCCGCCAAGGAGATCGAGACCAAGGAAGAGATCGCGGCCACCGCATCGATCTCCGCAGGCGACACCGAAATCGGTAACCTCATTGCCGAGGCCCTGGACAAGGTCGGCAAGGAAGGCGTCATCACGGTCGAGGAGTCCAACACCTTCGGCCTGGAGCTCGAACTCACCGAAGGCATGCGCTTCGACAAGGGCTACATCTCCGCCTACTTCGTCACCGACGCTGAGCGCCAGGAAACGGTCCTCGAGGACCCGTACATCCTGATCGTCAACTCGAAGATCTCCAACGTGAAGGAACTCGTCACGGTTCTGGAGAAGGTCATGCAGTCGAACAAGCCGCTGCTGATCATCGCCGAAGACATCGAGGGCGAGGCCCTGGCCACCCTGATCGTCAACAAGATCCGTGGCACCTTCAAGTCCGTTGCCGTCAAGGCTCCGGGCTTCGGCGACCGCCGCAAGGCACAGCTCGCCGACATCGCCATCCTCACCGGCGGCCAGGTCATCTCCTCCGAGGTCGGCCTGAACCTTGAGAACGCAACCCTCGAACTGCTGGGCACCGCCCGCAAGGTTGTTGTCACCAAGGACGAGACCACCATCGTTGAAGGTGCCGGCGACGCCGAGCAGATCGCCGGCCGCGTGGCCCAGATCCGCGCCGAGATCGAAAACTCCGACTCCGACTACGACCGCGAGAAGCTGCAGGAACGCCTGGCCAAGCTGGCTGGCGGCGTTGCAGTCATCAAGGCCGGTGCCGCAACCGAAGTTGAGCTCAAGGAACGCAAGCACCGCATTGAGGACGCCGTCCGCAACGCCAAGGCTGCCGTTGAAGAAGGCATCGTCGCCGGTGGTGGCGTTGCCCTCATCCAGGCCGGTGCCAAGGCCTTCGCAAACCTGAACCTCACGGGTGACGAAGCAACCGGCGCCAACATCGTCAAGGTTGCCATCGACGCTCCGCTGAAGCAGATCGCCTTCAACGCCGGCCTCGAGCCGGGCGTTGTTGCCGACAAGGTCCGCGGCCTGCCTGCAGGCCACGGCCTGAACGCTGCAACCGGCGTCTACGAAGACCTGCTGGCTGCTGGTGTCAACGACCCCGTAAAGGTCACCCGCTCGGCCCTGCAGAACGCTGCCTCCATCGCTGGTCTGTTCCTGACCACCGAGGCCGTTGTTGCCGACAAGCCGGAGAAGCACTCTCAGGCTGGCGGCGGCGACGACATGGGCGGCATGGGCGGCATGGGCGGCTTCTAA